TACCAGACCCTTGTCGATGATGCTGTGATTGAACTTGCTGCCAAACTCAAAGCCGAGATGGTGTAGGGCTGTTTAAGGCTTGATGGTTATCGGGGTGCCGTCCTTGACGGCATCGTAGATTTCTTCGATTTCGTCGTTCGTGACGGCGATGCAGCCGGCAGTCCAGTCTTTCCCCCTGTGCCAATATTTGAAAAGAAACGCAGGAACCTTGTTCGGATAGCCGTGGATCATGATGTCTCCGCCGGGCTCGTAATTGCCTTCTTTCGCGGCATTGATTTGCTCCGCATTCGGGTACGAAATTCGGAGCGATAAATGAAACTTGCTTTTGGGGTTGTGAAGCACGATGGTGTAGTCGCCCTCTGGCGTCTTGTTGTCACCGGACTTGACCTTTGCACCCACGGGATTCTTGCCCAACGAAATTCTGTACGTCTTGACGACATTCTCGCCGTTGCGCAAGTGCATTTGGCGTTTCGCCTTTTCTACGAGAATGTTGTCGATGGGTGAGGGGAGCATGAGTTTCTGAATCCTATCCGCCCTAAAACTTGGAGTAATCCCGAGAGACCTCTATTGTTTTTGTGTAGATGTCGTTATCGAATTAATGAAATGATGTTGGCTAATGAGTTAATGTCGGCAATTTAGGATTTCTTCTGAAGTATATCTTTTGGTGGATTCCTGTGCCTGTAGTTCGGCTTCATGTAACTTGGCATAGATTTCATTTTCAATTTGAAAATGCGCGAACGCTTCCATGCTCATAAGAACCATGTTGCCATAGCCGTCTTTAGTCAAGAACACAGGCTGTCCAGATTCGTGGACGGTCTTGGAAATGTCTTCGAGACAATCTTGCAAGTCTGAAACGGGTCTTATGGCATTCATATAAACCTCACCGGTATAAGCATAATATATACAATTTTGCGCGAGAGGGTAGGGGGAAGCCTCCCCACCACCTAAAGGTGGCCATGTACACTAAGGCCTAAAGGCCAAGTGTCCAAAGGTCGCTACAGCCTTGCCCTTCTGTCACCCTGGAGCGGAGCGATAGGGCCCATGGCAAGTCTTCCGCTTCCCCTACGCCTAGGGCTCCGCCCTAAAACCAAAAAAACTTATGCTCTACGAATGTAAGCGATACAGAATCTAGCTTTGAGTTTGAAATCCACCCTTGGCATCTTGAACCGTTTTCATAGTTTTTTTGATACAGGAGAGATGATGAATCCGTTGATTTTAAAATGTAAACAGAATCGTTAGTTTGCAAGTAACAGTGTACATCTAGAAGTTCTTTTTCTTGATATAGGCTGATTGCCCCTTCCTTACTTGCATAATTTTGTGCACAGCAAGTTAGTATTAGTGTTGTAATAATCAATGCAATAAATTTGATTTTCATTTATATAGATTTTGTCAAAACTTTTATTATAAATATAAAAAACGCCCAGGCTTTGAACTGGGCGTTTTGTAATGCCTGTGGATCCTATCGCCGCTTCGCGGCTCCAGGATGACGATTTGTGGGAGATCCTTCGACTTCGGGCTGGCGCCCTTCGCTCAGGATGACACTGCGTGTCACTTCAAGAACTGCATATACGGCAGCTTGCTAGCGAGTTCCTGCACCTTGTCGGCGTTGGCCATGAGGGCGGAGCGTGCGTGCCAGGAACCGTCGAGGAACTGACCGCGGGGGCCGTCGGCGAGCGTGAGCTCGATGGTTTCGTCACCCATCTTGAGCGTGCGGCTTTCGGTGCTGGTCACAAGTTCTTCGCTCGGGTGTGCTTCGATCCAGGCGAGGATCTTGTCAGCCACTTCGTGGCTTACCTTGTAGCAGGGAACGCCGATAGCGACGCAGTTACCGAAGAAGATTTCGGAGTAGCTTTCGGCGATGATGGCGCGGATGCCCCAGCGCTTCAGGGCCTGCGGAGCGTGTTCACGGCTGGAACCGCAACCGAAGTTCTGGTTCGAGACGAGAATGGAGCCGTTCTTGTAGGCCGGATCGCGGAACGGGTGGACCTTGCCCTGGGCGGCGAGGCCTGCGATATCGTCGGCGAAGGCGTTGTCGCCGAGGCCTTCGAACGTGACGCACT
The Fibrobacter sp. UWH4 DNA segment above includes these coding regions:
- a CDS encoding murein L,D-transpeptidase family protein — protein: MLPSPIDNILVEKAKRQMHLRNGENVVKTYRISLGKNPVGAKVKSGDNKTPEGDYTIVLHNPKSKFHLSLRISYPNAEQINAAKEGNYEPGGDIMIHGYPNKVPAFLFKYWHRGKDWTAGCIAVTNDEIEEIYDAVKDGTPITIKP
- a CDS encoding 3-isopropylmalate dehydratase small subunit 2, with amino-acid sequence MNSIDIVKGSGVPVRGNDIDTDRIIPARFLKCVTFEGLGDNAFADDIAGLAAQGKVHPFRDPAYKNGSILVSNQNFGCGSSREHAPQALKRWGIRAIIAESYSEIFFGNCVAIGVPCYKVSHEVADKILAWIEAHPSEELVTSTESRTLKMGDETIELTLADGPRGQFLDGSWHARSALMANADKVQELASKLPYMQFLK